The following is a genomic window from bacterium.
CGACGGGTCGGCGCTCACGACCACGCGCGGCCCGCGCACGCCGGCGTCCGCGAGTACCTGAGCCGACGCGACGTCGCGCACCGTGATGAGGTCCACCCTGTTCAGCACGCGGCGCAGCGCCGCGCGAACCCAGGCGCGCCGGGATGGCTCGAAGCCCTGCGCATACACCGCCGTCCTGCGGCCCCATCGACGCGCGGCGGCGAGCACGGCGAGGTAGTAGCACGGACTCCGCCAGCTCGTCCTGTCCTGAAAGAGGCTGCCGCCGCCGGAGAGGAACAGGTCCGAGGCGCGCAGCGCGCGCATCACCGCCCGAGGACGCGACCGAGGGACGGCATCGACGCCGTAGGCGCGTGCGGTCGCTTCCGGAGACGCCGAGAGGACGCTGATCTGGAGCCCCGGCCGGCGCCGCCGCAACTCGGCGACGGTCGCTTCCAGCACCGCATCGTCACCGAGGTTGTTGAATCCATAGTAGCCCGAGAGAACGATCCGGTTCACAGCCGGCCGACCGCCTGCGGCGGACTGGCCGGCAACGATGACATCACAACCGGCGGGACACGGCCGCGCGGTTACCCCCGGCCGTAATCCGTCAGTGGCGGACTCGACGGCACGGCGGACGGCTTCCCCGCGCCGGGGCGCCGCCCCGCGGCGGCCCCCCGGGAGGCGCCGCCCGCGGCGGGCGCCGGCAGACGCCACCAGCGCCGCGTCCAAAGCAGCACACCGACGAGCACCGCGCCGAGCACCGACCCGATGACGAGGGCGTACACCGTGCGCTCGATTACGTAGACCAGCGGCGTGTGGATGTGCGAGAACGAGTCAACCAAATTCGTCTGTCCGACCGCGCCGGCCATGGCGAGCGGCAGCACCCAGCGCCGCGCGCCGAGGAAGGCGACCGCGATCGCGAGCATCATCGCCGGATGGCCGACCAGGAACTCCTTCGTGCGCGGCCGCGCGACAAGCACGCGCTCCAGCACCGTGCGCAGCTTGACCTCGGCTCCGCCGAGCGCCGGCAGCCCGGTGTTGCCGGTGCGGCCGAGCGCAAACAGCGCGGCCCCGCCGATCACGATCAGCAGGATACCGTACTCGAGGCGCAGCGGCTGGCGCAGCCACTCCCGCACGCGCGGCCAGACCCCTTCGGGACCCGCCTGCGACGCCGCGACCGCCAGGCCGACGATCACGACCGGCAGCACGATCAGCAGCTTCACGCCGAGGAAGATACGCTGCTCCATCATGAACGGCCACTCGGCGAGCAGGGCGCCCACGATGAAGCCGCCGAGCGACGAGGCCGCGGACATCACCCACAGGCCGGCGAGGCTCCGCCCGAGCGCCGCACGGCCGCCGAGGCGCGCGTCCGGCCACGTCTCCCGCCGGGCGCCCGGAACGAACGACAGCATCGCGAGGACCGGAAAGGCGAGCGCCGCGAGCAGCGCGAGCAGCTCCCGCCAGAGCGTCACGTGATGGAGCATGATCGTTGCGAGCGTAATCGCGACGCCCGCGGCGACGCCCGCGTGCAGCCAGGCCGGCCGGACGGCGTAGCCGAGCGCGCCGCCCGTCTCCGCCGCGGCGAGCGCTCCCGCGGCCAGCGCGCCGAGCGCGGCCAGCACGAACCACGGCGCGGGCGTCCCGGCGCTGGGCAGCGGCACGGCCTTGCCGAGCTTGTAGCCGCTGCGGGTCAGCTCGTCGGCGATCGACCCCACGTACTCGAGGTTCGCCCGAATCGGATCGACGCCAGCCGACGTGGAGAGAAACGGACGTACGTAGAGGATGCGGACGTTCCGCTCGTGCGCGGCCAGAACGTACTTGTCGCGGGCCGCGGCCGGCGTGAGGCCGGCGAGCTCCTCCGGCGCCAGGCTGAACACACGGATCACGTGCGGGGCGGCGAGCAGCGCCAACTGCTCCTCCCCCTTCTGCCGGCGGCGGGCGGTGAACGCCTCGATCCGTCCGAACGCGAACCCGTGCGCTTTGATCGCGGCCGCGACGTCGGGCACAAGATCGTCGTAGCCGAGGACCTGGTCGCGGTCGAAGATCAGCGTAAACGCCTGCCCGAACTTGGCGAGCGACTCGAAGAACGTGTCGACGCCGCCGGGCGCGACCTCGCGGAAGTTCCGGACGCGCGGCTCGGTCGCGAGATGCGCGGCCCGCGCCGCCTCGAC
Proteins encoded in this region:
- the csaB gene encoding polysaccharide pyruvyl transferase CsaB translates to MNRIVLSGYYGFNNLGDDAVLEATVAELRRRRPGLQISVLSASPEATARAYGVDAVPRSRPRAVMRALRASDLFLSGGGSLFQDRTSWRSPCYYLAVLAAARRWGRRTAVYAQGFEPSRRAWVRAALRRVLNRVDLITVRDVASAQVLADAGVRGPRVVVSADPSFLLDPKPTPAVERERARWGGGLLFGLAARPWGDGRVLEAVAAGARAAGVRFGARWVLLPMHLPHDLGAAEAIAARLDGAIVVREPFSAREMLALAGGLDLLVGMRLHALIFAASQAVPIVPVAYDQKVAALGDELGEERPLSVDDLDAEALAARIGAAAGDRPGG
- a CDS encoding DUF5693 family protein; the protein is MRALLRIWRQFPTLVLCVAAGLAASGVLLAGRIAVERSYRTVEITVDGDDWATLARLRGIDREALYADLYKHGVRSVTLYAASLRRLADDGLITYNAGSDAIDAARAEALAPPLARLAGRLRIDATYVQGSPAVLELVRAGIALQRGADAAKMVGPGVLEIAGRGRDLEDLSLGMAPDEVEAARAAHLATEPRVRNFREVAPGGVDTFFESLAKFGQAFTLIFDRDQVLGYDDLVPDVAAAIKAHGFAFGRIEAFTARRRQKGEEQLALLAAPHVIRVFSLAPEELAGLTPAAARDKYVLAAHERNVRILYVRPFLSTSAGVDPIRANLEYVGSIADELTRSGYKLGKAVPLPSAGTPAPWFVLAALGALAAGALAAAETGGALGYAVRPAWLHAGVAAGVAITLATIMLHHVTLWRELLALLAALAFPVLAMLSFVPGARRETWPDARLGGRAALGRSLAGLWVMSAASSLGGFIVGALLAEWPFMMEQRIFLGVKLLIVLPVVIVGLAVAASQAGPEGVWPRVREWLRQPLRLEYGILLIVIGGAALFALGRTGNTGLPALGGAEVKLRTVLERVLVARPRTKEFLVGHPAMMLAIAVAFLGARRWVLPLAMAGAVGQTNLVDSFSHIHTPLVYVIERTVYALVIGSVLGAVLVGVLLWTRRWWRLPAPAAGGASRGAAAGRRPGAGKPSAVPSSPPLTDYGRG